In the Vibrio sp. FE10 genome, GATCATTATGACCCATTTCAGGTTTTTCAACCTCAGTCATCCAGATGCCTTCTTCAGGCTTAAGCTTAGAAAGTGCTTTAATTTTCATAATGTTATCCAGTTCATCTCGCCTAACTGTAAGGCGAGAATCAAAAATCTATATGTGCTATTAGGTGTTGCTCTATCTAATCAAAGGATGCACAAGGCACCCCTTTAAAATTAGATGATAGCCATGTCTTTACCAACTTGGATGAACGCATCGATTGCGCGATCCAGTTGCTCACGTGAGTGTGCAGCAGACATTTGCGTACGGATACGAGCTTGGCCTTTTGGTACTACAGGGAAAGAGAAACCTACCACGTAGATGCCTTTCTCTAGTGCACGCTCTGCGAATTCAGCCGCTACTTTTGCATCACCCAGCATGATTGGGATGATTGCGTGATCAGCACCGCCCATAGTGAAACCAGCTGCTTCCATGCGAGTACGGAAGTGAGCAGAGTTTTCCCATAGTTGAGTACGTAGGTCGCCAGATTCCGCTAGAAGATCGAGAACACGGATAGACGCAGATACGATTGCAGGTGCAACAGAGTTAGAGAATAGGTATGGACGAGAGCGTTGACGTAACCAGTCGATCACTTCTTTCTTACCAGAAGTGTAACCGCCTGAAGCGCCACCCATTGCTTTACCAAGCGTACCTGTGATGATGTCGATACGGTCAACAACGTTGTGGAACTCGTGAGTACCCGCGCCGTTTTCGCCCATGAAGCCAACTGCATGAGAGTCATCAACCATCACTAGTGCGCCGTACTTGTCCGCAAGGTCACAGATAGCAGGAAGGTTAGCGACTACGCCGTCCATTGAGAACACGCCGTCAGTTACGATTAGTGTGTGACGAGCGCCTGCTTCTTTAGCTGCGATAAGTTGCTGCTCTAGCTCTTCCATGTTGTTGTTCGAGTAACGGAAGCGCATTGCTTTACATAGACGAACACCATCAATGATAGATGCGTGGTTTAGAGCATCAGAAATGATTGCGTCTTCTTTGCCTAGGATCGTTTCGAATAGGCCAGCGTTTGCATCAAAACAAGATGTGTAAAGGATAGTGTCTTCTTTACCAAGGAACGTAGATAACTTTTGCTCTAGTTCTTTGTGAGAGTCTTGAGTACCACAGATGAAACGAACAGAAGCCATACCAAAACCGTGTTGATCCATACCGTCTTTAGCAGCTTCGATAAGGTCAGGGTGGTTAGCAAGGCCTAAGTAGTTGTTTGCACAGAAGTTTAGTACTTCTTCACCAGTCGAGATAGAAACCGCTGCTTTTTGAGCAGAAGTGATAATGCGCTCAGACTTGTAAAGACCTTCTTCTTTAACTTCTTCGATTTGAGTTTGAATCTGTTGGTAAAATGCAGAAGACATTGTCTATTCCTTCCTAATTATTATTCAGCAGCATCGCGCGCCGCATTATGTAGGGGATGTAAACGATTTCAATTCGATCATTTACACTGTAAAACTTATACCCCTATTCTAGTTGAACATCCCCTTCTCGATTATCCCTTTAGTTGGAAAAACATTAATGAATCACAGGCACTAATAATAGTTCATCCCAGTGACACAGGGCACATAAACGCGTCTTACCTGTTCTTTTTAACGTCAAATCCCCTTCCGTTCCTGTCTAATTTCGCTTTCATATCAAATATCAATTTTTCATCTCAGAACGATATAGTGATGATTCTCTGCTTCTCTCAGAATGTGCGACCGTTACGCCGCTATGTAAATGAGACAAAATGAGAAACAAACACATGACCCTATCCGATCACACCATTCAAGAAGCCTTCGAAAACGACTGGTACACCTGCTTTTATCAGCCAAAGGTGCAGCCTAGTGTCGAGAAAGTGACTGGAGTGGAAGCGCTGTTTCGTTTAGATATTCCAGAAGAAGGAATTTTCTCTCCGGGCGTGTTTATTGATCGCGCGTTTGCATTGGGTTATGAAGAAGAAATCTTCTTTAGCGTGCTTGAACAATCTCTAACGGAGGTCAAATCGCTTTCCATTCATCTAAGCTTGGCGGTAAACATCAGCAAGAAAGTGCTAGCAAACCCTGATAATGTCGAAAAGGTTCGTGAATTACTTTGGAATGCATCTTTCAAAGCAGAACAGCTTACCTTTGAGCTAAGTGAAAATGATCAGTTAGATGAGCAGCTTTGTGAGCAGATAAAGCGCTTTAAGTCTCTGGGCGTCAGAATCTCTATCGACGATTTTGGTATCGGTTATTCAGACATGAATAAGGTGATTAGCCTTAATGTCGATGAAGTGAAGTTCGATAAATCGATTGTGAATAGTATTGAGCCAGCAAGCTCCGATTTAGTTAAGCG is a window encoding:
- a CDS encoding glycine C-acetyltransferase, with amino-acid sequence MSSAFYQQIQTQIEEVKEEGLYKSERIITSAQKAAVSISTGEEVLNFCANNYLGLANHPDLIEAAKDGMDQHGFGMASVRFICGTQDSHKELEQKLSTFLGKEDTILYTSCFDANAGLFETILGKEDAIISDALNHASIIDGVRLCKAMRFRYSNNNMEELEQQLIAAKEAGARHTLIVTDGVFSMDGVVANLPAICDLADKYGALVMVDDSHAVGFMGENGAGTHEFHNVVDRIDIITGTLGKAMGGASGGYTSGKKEVIDWLRQRSRPYLFSNSVAPAIVSASIRVLDLLAESGDLRTQLWENSAHFRTRMEAAGFTMGGADHAIIPIMLGDAKVAAEFAERALEKGIYVVGFSFPVVPKGQARIRTQMSAAHSREQLDRAIDAFIQVGKDMAII
- a CDS encoding EAL domain-containing protein; translated protein: MTLSDHTIQEAFENDWYTCFYQPKVQPSVEKVTGVEALFRLDIPEEGIFSPGVFIDRAFALGYEEEIFFSVLEQSLTEVKSLSIHLSLAVNISKKVLANPDNVEKVRELLWNASFKAEQLTFELSENDQLDEQLCEQIKRFKSLGVRISIDDFGIGYSDMNKVISLNVDEVKFDKSIVNSIEPASSDLVKRTLAYCKESGIETVAEGVEDTDTRQLIQQLGFDRYQGFLYSKPLPLTDLRLVM